A part of Canis lupus familiaris isolate Mischka breed German Shepherd chromosome 4, alternate assembly UU_Cfam_GSD_1.0, whole genome shotgun sequence genomic DNA contains:
- the LOC488947 gene encoding interferon-induced protein with tetratricopeptide repeats 1: MSKNMDEIKDKLDQLRCHFTWELLFEDTEMPDLENRILDEIEFLDTKYKAGIHNLLAYVKHLKGQNQEALESLKEAEDLIQQEHDIQSDVRSLVTWGNYAWLYYHMGRLAEAQAYLDKVENTCMKFAAPSCYRMECPQMDGEEGWALLKCGRKNYERAKACFEKALAEDPENPEFSTGYAITMYRLDSLNMATETSEAFCLQPLKEAIRLNPEDVYIKVLLALKLQDLGQEADGEKYIEEALNNTSSQTYVFRYAGKFYRRKGCLDKALQLLKMAQQATPSSAFLHHQIGLCYKAFTIKIKRAANWQCRGQDRENVDKMVRLAIFHFQLALEQKPTFDIAYIHLASMYIEAGDYRKAEDTYQKVFSSISLDEEKLQKIHFHYGQFQEYQKKSEVKAIIQYLKAVKIEKMSLTREKSINALEKLAVRKLSRNALDVESLSILGFIYKVKGELNKALEYYEQALRLAADFENTGTGFLGVEI; the protein is encoded by the exons ATGAG taagAATATGGATGAGATCAAAGATAAGCTGGACCAGCTAAGATGTCACTTTACATGGGAGCTGCTATTTGAAGACACTGAAATGCCTGATTTAGAAAACAGGATCTTGGATGAGATTGAGTTCCTAGACACCAAATACAAGGCAGGAATCCACAACCTACTGGCCTATGTGAAACATCTGAAGGGCCAAAACCAGGAAGCCCTGGAAAGCCTGAAGGAAGCCGAGGACCTAATCCAGCAGGAACATGACATCCAATCAGATGTGAGAAGTCTGGTCACATGGGGCAACTATGCCTGGCTGTATTACCACATGGGCAGACTGGCAGAGGCCCAGGCTTACCTGGACAAGGTGGAAAACACTTGCATGAAGTTTGCAGCTCCCTCCTGCTATAGGATGGAGTGTCCCCAGATGGACGGCGAGGAGGGCTGGGCCTTGCTGAAATGTGGAAGGAAGAACTATGAACGGGCCAAGGCCTGCTTTGAGAAGGCTCTGGCAGAGGACCCTGAAAACCCTGAATTCAGCACCGGGTATGCAATCACCATGTACCGCCTAGACAGCCTTAACATGGCTACAGAGACTAGTGAGGCATTCTGCCTGCAGCCCCTAAAAGAGGCCATCAGGCTAAATCCAGAAGATGTGTATATTAAGGTTCTCCTTGCCCTGAAACTTCAGGACCTGGGACAAGAAGCTGACGGAGAAAAGTACATTGAGGAAGCACTGAACAACACATCCTCCCAGACCTATGTCTTTCGATATGCTGGCAAGTTTTACCGTAGGAAAGGCTGTCTGGATAAAGCTCTTCAGCTCCTAAAAATGGCCCAACAGGCAACaccctcctctgccttcctgcaTCACCAGATAGGGCTTTGCTACAAGGCATTCACGATCAAAATAAAGAGAGCTGCAAACTGGCAGTGCAGAGGTCAGGATAGAGAAAATGTTGACAAGATGGTAAGATTAGccatatttcattttcaacttGCTCTGGAACAAAAGCCCACATTTGACATTGCTTATATACACCTGGCAAGTATGTATATAGAGGCTGGCGACTACAGAAAAGCTGAAGACACTTATCAAAAAGTGTTCTCCTCGATATCCCTTGAtgaagaaaaactacaaaagataCATTTCCACTATGGTCAATTTCAGGAATATCAAAAGAAATCTGAGGTCAAGGCAATTATCCAAtatttaaaagcagtaaaaatagaaaagatgtcATTGACAAGGGAAAAAAGTATTAATGCTTTGGAGAAACTGGCTGTAAGGAAACTTAGTAGAAATGCATTGGATGTAGAAAGTTTGAGCATTCTTGGGTTCATCTACAAAGTCAAAGGAGAATTGAACAAAGCCCTGGAGTACTATGAGCAGGCCCTGCGGCTGGCTGCTGACTTTGAGAATACTGGGACAGGATTCCTAGGTGTGGAAATATAA
- the LOC606849 gene encoding interferon-induced protein with tetratricopeptide repeats 5-like isoform X3: MQRKHSDKKEVRHLVTWGNYVWLYCHMDQLKEVQKYLDKIGTVCKKLSSPSDYELERPEIDCEKGWALLKFGGKYYQRAKAAFEKALEAEPDDLEFNISYAITIYWLDHSDHHRPTQSSSLGPRRKAVTLNPANAYIKSSCATRLHLCICLHRPGQHVC, translated from the exons ATGCAGAGAAAACACTCAGACAAAAAGGAAGTACGACATCTGGTCACTTGGGGAAACTATGTGTGGCTGTATTGTCACATGGACCAGCTCAAGGAAGTTCAGAAGTATTTAGACAAGATAGGGACCGTCTGTAAGAAACTGTCCAGTCCTTCTGACTATGAATTGGAGAGGCCTGAGATTGATTGTGAGAAAGGGTGGGCACTCTTGAAATTTGGAGGAAAGTATTACCAAAGGGCAAAAGCAGCTTTTGAGAAGGCTCTAGAAGCAGAACCCGATGATCTAGAATTTAACATCAGCTATGCCATCACAATATATTGGTTGGACCATTCTGACCACCACAGGCCTACACAAAGCTCTTCTTTGGGCCCACGGAGGAAGGCTGTCACCCTGAACCCAGCAAATGCCTACATTAAG AGTAGCTGTGCAACAAGACTCCACCTTTGCATTTGTTTACACAGACCTGGCCAACATGTATGCTGA
- the LOC606849 gene encoding interferon-induced protein with tetratricopeptide repeats 5-like isoform X2 — MQRKHSDKKEVRHLVTWGNYVWLYCHMDQLKEVQKYLDKIGTVCKKLSSPSDYELERPEIDCEKGWALLKFGGKYYQRAKAAFEKALEAEPDDLEFNISYAITIYWLDHSDHHRPTQSSSLGPRRKAVTLNPANAYIKTWPTCMLRESRIAKLKKSSRKPFNWRT; from the exons ATGCAGAGAAAACACTCAGACAAAAAGGAAGTACGACATCTGGTCACTTGGGGAAACTATGTGTGGCTGTATTGTCACATGGACCAGCTCAAGGAAGTTCAGAAGTATTTAGACAAGATAGGGACCGTCTGTAAGAAACTGTCCAGTCCTTCTGACTATGAATTGGAGAGGCCTGAGATTGATTGTGAGAAAGGGTGGGCACTCTTGAAATTTGGAGGAAAGTATTACCAAAGGGCAAAAGCAGCTTTTGAGAAGGCTCTAGAAGCAGAACCCGATGATCTAGAATTTAACATCAGCTATGCCATCACAATATATTGGTTGGACCATTCTGACCACCACAGGCCTACACAAAGCTCTTCTTTGGGCCCACGGAGGAAGGCTGTCACCCTGAACCCAGCAAATGCCTACATTAAG ACCTGGCCAACATGTATGCTGAGGGAGTCCAGGATAGCAAAGCTGAAGAAGTCTTCCAGAAAGCCCTTCAACTGGAGAACATAA
- the LOC606849 gene encoding interferon-induced protein with tetratricopeptide repeats 5-like isoform X1, with the protein MQRKHSDKKEVRHLVTWGNYVWLYCHMDQLKEVQKYLDKIGTVCKKLSSPSDYELERPEIDCEKGWALLKFGGKYYQRAKAAFEKALEAEPDDLEFNISYAITIYWLDHSDHHRPTQSSSLGPRRKAVTLNPANAYIKMYMQKLKWKGLLKKSWTRYLPNLTSFVTQPNSTGEKIPGTTLWNF; encoded by the exons ATGCAGAGAAAACACTCAGACAAAAAGGAAGTACGACATCTGGTCACTTGGGGAAACTATGTGTGGCTGTATTGTCACATGGACCAGCTCAAGGAAGTTCAGAAGTATTTAGACAAGATAGGGACCGTCTGTAAGAAACTGTCCAGTCCTTCTGACTATGAATTGGAGAGGCCTGAGATTGATTGTGAGAAAGGGTGGGCACTCTTGAAATTTGGAGGAAAGTATTACCAAAGGGCAAAAGCAGCTTTTGAGAAGGCTCTAGAAGCAGAACCCGATGATCTAGAATTTAACATCAGCTATGCCATCACAATATATTGGTTGGACCATTCTGACCACCACAGGCCTACACAAAGCTCTTCTTTGGGCCCACGGAGGAAGGCTGTCACCCTGAACCCAGCAAATGCCTACATTAAG atgTACATGCAGAAGCTGAAGTGGAAAGGTTTATTGAAGAAATCCTGGACCAGATATCTTCCCAACCTTACGTCCTTTGTTACACAGCCAAATTCTACAGGAGAAAAAATTCCTGGGACAACGCTCTGGAACTTTTGA